The following are from one region of the Archangium lipolyticum genome:
- a CDS encoding DUF2378 family protein yields the protein MQGSPSGRATQGSFFEGLFIHSLRASGAFADALRACGFDVSKPKAIYPIEVWNEALELAWHHCYPGLTREAAYRELGRQLGEGFLKTWMGKVVDMGLPMLGPERLVSRIPSLIALDTFRYDVRVTQLGWHHHRVCFRNDPDAKPDLMAGLIESGLRRTGVVPSVTVSMRAGRDFDLDVTW from the coding sequence ATGCAGGGCTCTCCTTCCGGTCGTGCCACACAGGGCAGTTTCTTCGAAGGCCTCTTCATCCACTCGCTCCGTGCGAGCGGGGCCTTCGCGGACGCGCTGCGTGCTTGCGGCTTCGACGTGAGCAAGCCCAAGGCCATCTACCCCATCGAGGTCTGGAACGAGGCGCTCGAGCTGGCCTGGCACCACTGCTACCCCGGGTTGACCCGCGAGGCCGCGTACCGCGAGCTGGGCCGCCAGCTCGGCGAGGGGTTCCTGAAGACCTGGATGGGCAAGGTGGTGGATATGGGCCTGCCCATGCTGGGCCCGGAGCGCCTCGTCTCTCGCATCCCCAGCCTCATCGCGCTCGATACCTTCCGCTACGACGTGAGGGTGACCCAGCTCGGCTGGCACCACCACCGTGTCTGCTTCCGGAACGATCCGGATGCCAAGCCCGACCTCATGGCGGGTCTCATCGAGTCCGGTCTGCGCCGCACCGGCGTCGTCCCCTCCGTCACGGTGTCGATGCGTGCCGGGCGGGACTTCGACCTCGACGTGACCTGGTGA
- a CDS encoding alpha/beta fold hydrolase — protein sequence MISRTLDLGGPVHYMDYGGSGPTMVLVHGLGGSHHNWMMVGEKLARRARVVALDLTGFGLTPLDGRSASVHANQALLDRFIQAISPSEPVLLMGNSMGGAISVMQTARNPQRVSGLVLVNPAQPSAEDTRMEREVFALFALYAIPGVGEFFVKRRADRLGPEKTARGMLKLCCRDLDRFPPEVVRAHLEAARERHERMPWANEAFVQAARSLVFLLLRKKSFRAMERGIRVPTLLVQGSEDRLVPVANSRELARVRPDWTYVEYAGIGHTPMMEIPDEFIATVEKWLDGAGRAALETGAKVARAS from the coding sequence ATGATTTCTCGCACGCTCGACCTCGGTGGACCCGTTCACTACATGGACTACGGCGGCTCCGGGCCGACGATGGTGCTCGTCCACGGGCTGGGCGGCTCGCACCACAACTGGATGATGGTGGGGGAGAAGCTGGCCCGGCGCGCGCGGGTGGTGGCGTTGGATCTGACGGGTTTCGGACTGACGCCGCTCGATGGGCGCTCGGCGAGTGTGCACGCCAACCAGGCGCTGTTGGATCGCTTCATCCAGGCGATCTCCCCCTCCGAGCCGGTCCTCCTGATGGGCAACTCCATGGGCGGGGCCATCTCGGTGATGCAGACGGCGCGCAACCCCCAGCGGGTGTCCGGCCTGGTGCTGGTGAACCCCGCGCAGCCGAGCGCCGAGGACACCCGGATGGAGCGGGAGGTCTTCGCCCTGTTCGCCCTCTACGCGATTCCGGGCGTGGGCGAGTTCTTCGTGAAGCGGCGCGCGGATCGCCTGGGGCCCGAGAAGACGGCGCGGGGCATGCTCAAGCTGTGCTGCCGGGACCTGGACCGCTTCCCGCCGGAGGTGGTGCGGGCGCACCTGGAGGCGGCGCGCGAGCGGCACGAGCGGATGCCCTGGGCCAACGAGGCCTTCGTGCAGGCGGCGCGCTCGCTGGTGTTCCTGCTGCTGCGCAAGAAGTCGTTCCGCGCGATGGAGCGGGGGATTCGGGTGCCCACGCTGCTCGTCCAGGGCTCGGAGGACCGGCTGGTGCCGGTGGCCAACTCGCGAGAGCTGGCCCGGGTGCGGCCGGACTGGACGTACGTGGAGTACGCCGGCATCGGCCACACGCCGATGATGGAGATTCCGGACGAGTTCATCGCCACGGTGGAGAAGTGGCTCGACGGAGCTGGACGCGCCGCGTTGGAGACGGGAGCGAAGGTGGCGCGGGCTTCCTGA
- a CDS encoding uroporphyrinogen decarboxylase/cobalamine-independent methonine synthase family protein, with the protein MSAPNIRRAIQLLPTCATTGIGSLPHTQLELGLQAALALDIPFLPQLPVGRPSEFMIPQALEGLPGLRWDDEGMCTVDLSAWAAGRAELETRLETALSSGTLESFEPSLDGCRAWRPFLWEVENRKLAFAKAQMAGPFTVRSVARTSEGQATLDVPGLDEAIFRLVLARSLAMVKALRRAGTTPLFFLDEPGLFAFERANPRHLLAMQELRLLVVALQREGALVGVHCCGNTHWASLLDAGLDVLSLDVRLSLDAVLEESGAFARFLESGATLSLGIIPTDLTSTYQVGELVDAVEVSLKAALPSGHSFPRVGSQVLLTPACGLAMRTVVDAERVLEQLKVAQRKLREALVAELPSLRPPFAS; encoded by the coding sequence ATGAGCGCGCCGAACATCCGCCGGGCCATCCAGCTCCTGCCCACCTGTGCCACCACGGGCATCGGGAGCCTTCCGCATACGCAGCTCGAGCTGGGCCTCCAGGCCGCGCTCGCGCTGGACATTCCCTTCCTGCCCCAGTTGCCCGTGGGCCGGCCCTCGGAGTTCATGATTCCGCAGGCGCTCGAGGGGTTGCCCGGCTTGCGGTGGGACGACGAGGGCATGTGCACGGTGGACCTGAGCGCCTGGGCGGCGGGGCGCGCGGAGCTCGAGACGCGGCTGGAGACGGCGCTGTCCTCGGGGACGCTGGAGTCCTTCGAGCCCTCATTGGATGGCTGCCGGGCGTGGCGGCCCTTCCTCTGGGAGGTGGAGAACCGGAAGCTGGCCTTCGCCAAGGCGCAGATGGCGGGGCCCTTCACGGTGCGCTCGGTGGCGCGGACGAGCGAGGGCCAGGCGACGCTGGACGTGCCAGGGCTGGACGAGGCCATCTTCCGGCTGGTGCTGGCGCGCTCGCTGGCGATGGTGAAGGCGCTGCGTCGGGCGGGGACGACGCCCCTCTTCTTCCTGGACGAGCCGGGCCTGTTCGCCTTCGAGCGCGCCAACCCCCGGCACCTGCTGGCCATGCAGGAGCTGCGGCTGCTGGTGGTGGCGCTGCAGCGGGAGGGCGCGCTGGTGGGCGTGCACTGCTGCGGCAACACGCACTGGGCAAGCCTGCTGGACGCGGGGTTGGACGTGCTGTCCCTGGATGTCCGGTTGTCGCTGGACGCGGTGCTGGAGGAGTCGGGGGCGTTCGCGCGCTTCCTGGAGTCGGGGGCGACGCTGAGCCTGGGCATCATCCCCACGGACCTGACGTCCACGTATCAGGTGGGGGAGCTGGTGGACGCGGTGGAGGTGTCGCTCAAGGCGGCGCTGCCTTCTGGACACTCGTTCCCACGGGTGGGCTCGCAGGTGTTGCTGACACCGGCGTGCGGCCTGGCCATGCGTACGGTGGTGGACGCCGAGCGCGTCCTCGAGCAGCTCAAGGTGGCGCAGCGCAAGCTGCGGGAGGCGTTGGTGGCCGAGCTGCCTTCGCTCCGGCCACCGTTCGCGAGCTGA
- a CDS encoding DUF2934 domain-containing protein, with amino-acid sequence MARTQSRTNHTSSQQTPESSTRNGAASRNSPTQEQIARRAYELFLSRGAQHGRHEDDWLQAERELKLGR; translated from the coding sequence ATGGCACGCACCCAGTCCAGGACGAACCACACTTCGTCCCAGCAGACGCCGGAGTCCTCTACGCGCAATGGCGCGGCCTCGCGCAACAGCCCCACCCAGGAGCAGATCGCCCGCCGCGCCTATGAGCTCTTCCTCTCGCGCGGCGCTCAGCACGGCCGCCACGAGGATGATTGGCTCCAGGCCGAGCGCGAGCTGAAGCTCGGGCGCTGA
- a CDS encoding type 2 periplasmic-binding domain-containing protein, producing the protein MKKMSWVMSAAMVSVWAMGCGGQELESVETAQVAAELTDGNKLFGSDTLKSALIGANTAASAGLSIQGLGSGVGEGCMRAGSGTSCVGRQQTLAPMSRDFKAGTCANGSASTGACCAGEQSNVIALDAVNAWVSASNATTNITKSNLKALFCGPAGDGLNCAATTWVKYRRDDVSGTTDTFKSLVGCTAFCPDVKVVVDGANAALFTDPAHPTPCSASDSATTCIGKITASTDATLSANAIGYAGDSAKQGTANKALNVDGIAPTAANVRKLISAPASAYPLSRKLFLNENVNFAKDPKEATLYNWIYNNKQSFQNLLTGQGFISCDTTGPLKCGGPNNDGKKAGVCQGI; encoded by the coding sequence ATGAAGAAGATGAGCTGGGTGATGTCCGCGGCCATGGTGTCGGTGTGGGCGATGGGTTGTGGCGGTCAGGAGCTGGAGTCGGTGGAGACCGCGCAGGTGGCGGCCGAGCTGACCGACGGTAACAAGCTGTTCGGGTCCGACACGCTGAAGTCGGCCCTCATCGGCGCCAACACCGCCGCGAGCGCGGGCCTGTCCATCCAGGGTCTGGGCTCGGGCGTGGGCGAGGGCTGCATGCGCGCCGGTTCCGGTACCAGCTGCGTGGGCCGCCAGCAGACGCTCGCCCCCATGTCGCGGGACTTCAAGGCGGGCACCTGTGCGAACGGTTCCGCCTCCACCGGCGCCTGCTGTGCCGGCGAGCAGAGCAACGTCATCGCGCTCGACGCGGTGAACGCCTGGGTGAGCGCCTCCAACGCCACCACCAACATCACCAAGAGCAACCTGAAGGCGCTCTTCTGTGGTCCCGCCGGTGACGGTCTGAACTGCGCGGCCACCACCTGGGTCAAGTACCGCCGCGATGACGTGTCCGGCACCACGGACACCTTCAAGTCGCTGGTCGGCTGCACCGCGTTCTGCCCGGACGTGAAGGTGGTCGTCGACGGTGCCAACGCCGCCCTCTTCACCGACCCCGCCCACCCGACCCCGTGCTCGGCCAGCGACAGCGCCACCACCTGCATCGGGAAGATCACCGCCAGCACCGACGCCACCCTGAGCGCCAACGCCATCGGCTATGCCGGTGACTCGGCGAAGCAGGGCACCGCCAACAAGGCCCTCAACGTGGACGGCATCGCCCCCACCGCCGCCAACGTCCGCAAGCTCATCTCCGCGCCCGCCAGCGCCTACCCGCTCTCCCGCAAGCTCTTCCTGAACGAGAACGTCAACTTCGCCAAGGACCCCAAGGAGGCGACGCTCTACAACTGGATCTACAACAACAAGCAGTCCTTCCAGAACCTCCTCACCGGCCAGGGCTTCATCTCCTGCGACACCACCGGTCCGCTCAAGTGCGGTGGCCCGAACAACGACGGCAAGAAGGCCGGCGTGTGCCAGGGCATCTGA